Proteins encoded by one window of Anopheles maculipalpis chromosome 2RL, idAnoMacuDA_375_x, whole genome shotgun sequence:
- the LOC126568542 gene encoding titin-like, with amino-acid sequence MALAIVCAAEVDESKKEKRGLWEESYNNYGYDNYGLGYSDYAEKEVKHIITKKVPVPYPVEVEKHVPVEVKVPYPVEVEKKVPVYVEKKVPVYVEKKVPVHVDRPYPVEVKVPVHVPVYKKEYVEVPKPYAVHVEKPYPVYVKQPVYVEKQVPVTVHIKEHHKKPYWG; translated from the coding sequence ATGGCTTTGGCCATTGTTTGCGCGGCGGAAGTTGACGAGTCTAAGAAGGAAAAGCGCGGACTGTGGGAAGAATCCTACAACAACTATGGTTACGACAACTATGGGCTGGGTTACTCGGACTATGCTGAGAAGGAAGTGAAACATATAATCACGAAGAAGGTCCCGGTTCCGTACCCAGTTGAGGTCGAGAAGCACGTCCCAGTCGAAGTGAAGGTCCCATACCCAGTTGAGGTTGAGAAGAAGGTCCCAGTGTACGTCGAGAAGAAGGTTCCAGTGTACGTGGAGAAGAAGGTTCCAGTGCACGTTGATCGTCCATACCCAGTGGAAGTGAAGGTCCCAGTCCATGTTCCGGTCTACAAGAAGGAATACGTCGAAGTTCCGAAGCCGTACGCAGTTCATGTTGAGAAGCCTTATCCGGTCTATGTGAAGCAGCCAGTGTACGTCGAGAAGCAGGTCCCAGTGACGGTGCACATCAAGGAGCACCACAAGAAGCCGTACTGGGGTTGA
- the LOC126567695 gene encoding zinc finger protein 512B-like — MKVFIVLSAVLAIALCNSEPEANKKDKRGIFELNSGYEEYYGGHDQYYGNDYQPHVTNHVTVTKKVAVPYPVAVEKQVPVAVKVPVPVHVEKRVPVVVEKKVPVYIEKKVPVHVDRPYPVPVKVPVKVPVYHKQVVEVAKPYPVPVEKSYPVYVKEPHYVHKTVPASVYEHESTVYSSPVSYEHKALWG, encoded by the exons ATGAAG GTTTTCATCGTCCTGTCGGCCGTGTTGGCCATCGCTCTTTGCAACAGCGAGCCAGAGGCAAACAAGAAGGATAAGCGCGGTATCTTCGAGCTGAACAGCGGCTACGAGGAGTATTACGGAGGACATGACCAGTACTACGGCAACGATTACCAGCCTCATGTGACGAACCACGTCACGGTGACAAAAAAGGTCGCTGTCCCATACCCGGTGGCCGTTGAGAAGCAAGTCCCAGTCGCTGTGAAGGTTCCGGTCCCCGTGCACGTAGAAAAGCGGGTTCCGGTCGTCGTTGAGAAGAAGGTTCCGGTGTACATTGAGAAGAAGGTTCCGGTGCATGTCGATCGTCCCTATCCCGTCCCAGTGAAGGTTCCGGTGAAGGTCCCAGTCTACCACAAGcaggtggtggaggtggccAAGCCTTACCCAGTGCCAGTTGAGAAGTCCTACCCGGTGTACGTGAAAGAGCCACACTACGTCCACAAGACGGTTCCAGCGTCGGTGTACGAGCACGAATCGACTGTTTACAGCAGCCCGGTCTCCTACGAGCACAAAGCCCTGTGGGGTTGA
- the LOC126567696 gene encoding zinc finger protein 512B-like, which produces MKVFIVLSAVLAIALCNSEPEANKKDKRGIFELNSGYEEYYGGHDQYYGNDYQPHVTNHVTVTKKVAVPYPVAVEKQVPVAVKVPVPVHVEKRVPVVVEKKVPVYIEKKVPVHVDRPYPVPVKVPVKVPVYHKQVVEVAKPYPVPVEKSYPVYVKEPHYVHKTVPASVYEHESTVYSSPVSYEHKALWG; this is translated from the exons ATGAAG GTTTTCATCGTCCTGTCAGCCGTGTTGGCCATCGCTCTTTGCAACAGCGAGCCAGAGGCAAACAAGAAGGATAAGCGCGGTATCTTCGAGCTGAACAGCGGCTACGAGGAGTATTACGGAGGACATGACCAGTACTACGGCAACGATTACCAGCCTCATGTGACGAACCACGTCACGGTGACAAAAAAGGTCGCTGTCCCATACCCGGTGGCCGTTGAGAAGCAAGTCCCAGTCGCTGTGAAGGTTCCGGTCCCCGTGCACGTAGAAAAGCGGGTTCCGGTCGTCGTTGAGAAGAAGGTCCCGGTGTACATTGAGAAGAAGGTTCCGGTGCATGTCGATCGTCCCTATCCCGTCCCAGTGAAGGTTCCGGTGAAGGTCCCAGTCTACCACAAGcaggtggtggaggtggccAAGCCTTACCCAGTGCCAGTTGAGAAGTCCTACCCGGTGTACGTGAAAGAGCCACACTACGTCCACAAGACGGTTCCAGCGTCGGTGTACGAGCACGAATCGACTGTTTACAGCAGCCCGGTCTCCTACGAGCACAAAGCCCTTTGGGGTTAA
- the LOC126568054 gene encoding vanin-like protein 1, protein MTLWKNRWLVLAQLATVVLAVSQLCRVSASEEYNDFSEEGTIEEIVHFARSTPESDSYVVSVVEFHPEPMTMPIAERTELHLQEYSRLIRSPEAKPADIIVFPELTLNSLLDTVFVPDPEQRVVPCDDHGTILVTLSCLAREVRKYLVINLSEQFYVQHQAKTLFYNTDVVFDRDGTVIARYRKYNLFKEPGTSVTSLPELVSFETDFGVHFGVFTCFDILFALPTLELIKHGLRDFVFPAFWTSEPPFLTSTQIFESWAYANDANLIVAGTNYGPSGATGTGVFNGRNGALLTHYTGVPTRALYTVTVPKSGSGNITQYHSLTSDVLEVPMAESSNHRLPGDDFGNVRIGRDFLEQFTTIQLNPVWQQESIGQIVCNGMFCCDFSLSLSVDDEREKTHYYRLAVFDGVRTFQGFADAHVSICGVIACRNQSIASCGLMLQSNSEYLQFNSISITGQFIANGTLAMPSTLDMRMYSYDASHYRFTADVNYSSNSQTVSMNLTTPISNMQTFGIYAFNHKDFEFFNPINLPGTSTPQPEEDDDGGATIGTHSSAIALLLGGAVLVSWQMMVSKHITLL, encoded by the exons ATGACGCTTTGGAAGAATCGCTGGTTGGTGTTGGCCCAATTAGCGACAGTGGTGCTTGCGGTGTCCCAGCTGTGCAGAGTCAGTGCGTCGGAAGAATACAATGACTTCAGCGAGGAGGGAACGATCGAGGAGATCGTACACTTTGCACGATCCACGCCGGAAAGCGATAGCTATGTAGTGTCGGTGGTAGAATTTCATCCCGAACCAATGACGATGCCCATTGCAGAGCGGACTGAGCTTCATCTTCAGGAGTACAGTAGGCTCATACGATCGCCGGAAGCGAAG CCGGCCGATATTATTGTGTTCCCAGAGCTAACGCTCAACTCCCTGCTAGACACAGTGTTTGTGCCTGATCCAGAACAACGCGTGGTGCCCTGTGACGATCACGGTACCATTCTAGTCACCCTGTCCTGTCTCGCACGGGAGGTCCGCAAATACCTAGTGATCAACCTGTCGGAGCAGTTCTATGTGCAGCATCAGGCCAAAACTTTGTTCTACAACACGGATGTCGTGTTTGACCGGGATGGGACGGTAATTGCACGTTACCGGAAATACAATCTATTCAAGGAACCGGGAACGAGCGTAACCTCACTACCGGAGCTGGTTAGCTTCGAGACTGACTTTGGGGTACATTTTGGAGTGTTCACCTGTTTCGACATCCTGTTCGCATTGCCAACACTCGAGCTTATCAAGCACGGTTTGCGAGACTTTGTGTTTCCCGCCTTTTGGACGTCGGAACCACCGTTTCTCACCTCGACGCAGATCTTCGAAAGCTGGGCATACGCTAACGATGCCAACCTGATCGTTGCTGGGACGAACTATGGACCATCTGGTGCCACTGGCACCGGTGTGTTTAATGGGCGCAATGGAGCACTTTTAACACACTACACCGGAGTACCTACGCGTGCACTGTACACGGTGACTGTACCCAAGTCAGGGTCAGGCAATATCACTCAATATCACTCATTGACGAGCGATGTGCTGGAGGTGCCAATGGCAGAATCAAGTAATCATCGACTGCCAGGGGACGATTTCGGGAACGTCCGCATCGGTCGGGACTTTCTGGAGCAGTTTACCACCATCCAGCTAAATCCGGTCTGGCAACAGGAATCCATCGGTCAGATCGTGTGCAATGGAATGTTCTGTTGTGACTTTTCACTTAGCCTATCGGTGGATGACGAGCGCGAAAAAACTCACTACTATCGGTTGGCCGTGTTCGATGGCGTACGTACCTTCCAGGGATTCGCCGACGCACACGTGTCCATTTGTGGTGTGATTGCGTGCAGAAACCAAAGTATAGCGAGCTGTGGTCTGATGCTGCAAAGCAACTCGGAATATCTGCAGTTCAATTCTATCTCCATAACCGGACAGTTCATTGCAAATGGAACGCTTGCGATGCCTAGTACACTGGACATGCGCATGTACTCCTACGATGCTAGTCACTATCGCTTTACGGCCGATGTCAA CTATTCCAGCAACAGCCAGACTGTATCGATGAACCTAACCACCCCGATTAGCAACATGCAAACGTTCGGGATCTATGCGTTCAATCATAAGGATTTTGAATTCTTCAACCCGATCAACCTGCCCGGAACCAGCACACCTCAGCCAGAGGAAGATGACGATGGTGGCGCCACAATCGGTACGCATTCATCTGCTATCGCACTCCTACTTGGCGGAGCTGTGCTCGTATCCTGGCAAATGATGGTGTCGAAGCACATTACGCTTCTTTAG
- the LOC126567697 gene encoding probable ATP-dependent RNA helicase DDX52, with protein sequence MRGEIQIPEKNNQNNTGSCGDSRRIIKRNLEPSQSPNMIANDLFRKLSCGAKFTRKNKLPIKRKLENGDTAVAPKVKLCLKAETYDDDDDPGVTHSVDSKNVEHVAKDNEIKSEPESDAAEDEQQRNQKNKGSKKKTMDATKIDQQNVSRLNKLRKEFKIHVKKSRYSPEVPNIIETFDQLSTHFGVTSRLVSNIAACYSTPAPVQMQAIPVLMKSISLHAYAPTGSGKTAAFLIPILHHLKKPMKCGFRALIICPTRELAKQIQREALRLGDEMNLRTHVIQTVDDPKQSDYSFSSGRSYDILVTTPNRICYLLSQNPPKIDLSNIQWVVIDEADKLFEDSKNSFREQLDTVITACNNPAKTVALFSATQTREVNEWVARNIPSRIRFSVGLANGAVELVEQKLLFTGSESGKLLAFRELVAQGLHPPVLVFVQSKDRAQQLFTELIYDGLNVDVIHSDRTQRERDNVVRAFREGKIWILICTELMSRGIDFKGVNLVVNYDFPPSTISYVHRIGRTGRAGRPGKAVTFFTKDDTVNLKSIAHLIKSAGGEVPEYMLQLHGSSKKARENVARKAPKRAAIRTLPTFEFQQLQRKKRFVSKSKGKTKTSTIDKNVQSKMIVKRSAPPKQRRSDK encoded by the exons ATGAGGGGAGAGATTCAAATACCggagaaaaacaatcaaaacaacacCGGAAGCTGTGGTGATTCGCGGCGCATCATAAAACGGAATCTGGAACCTTCACAGAGCCCTAACATGATTGCCAACGATTTATTTCGTAAGCTCTCATGCGGTGCCAAGTTTacgagaaaaaataaattaccaatcaaAAGGAAG ctcgaaaatggcgataCAGCGGTAGCACCTAAAGTAAAGTTGTGTTTAAAGGCTGAAACatacgatgacgacgatgatccCGGCGTGACCCACTCTGTTGATAGCAAAAATGTTGAACACGTAGCAAAGGATAACGAAATTAAAAGCGAACCCGAATCCGACGCCGCGGAAGATGAACAGCAAAGGAATCAGAAAAACAAGGgttcaaagaagaaaacaatggATGCTACTAAAATTGACCAGCAAAATGTAAGCCGGCTAAACAAACTACGCAAAGAATTCAAGATTCATGTCAAGAAAAGCCGGTACAGCCCGGAGGTGCCCAATATCATCGAAACTTTCGATCAGCTTAGCACTCACTTTGGTGTGACGAGCCGGCTAGTTTCTAACATAGCGGCTTGCTACAGCACACCGGCACCGGTGCAAATGCAAGCCATCCCAGTATTGATGAAATCTATTTCGCTCCATGCTTACGCGCCCACGGGTTCGGGAAAAACGGCCGCGTTTCTCATCCCCATCCTACACCATCTGAAGAAACCGATGAAGTGTGGTTTCCGGGCGCTCATAATCTGTCCAACGCGCGAGCTGGCCAAGCAAATCCAGCGCGAAGCATTACGTCTTGGCGATGAGATGAACCTGCGGACACACGTGATTCAAACAGTGGATGATCCGAAGCAGAGTGATTATAGCTTCAGTAGTGGGCGCAGCTACGACATACTGGTGACGACACCCAACCGAATCTGTTACCTGCTATCgcaaaatcctccaaaaatcgATCTGAGCAA CATTCAGTGGGTCGTGATCGATGAGGCAGACAAGCTATTCGAAGATTCTAAAAATTCGTTTCGCGAACAGCTCGATACGGTAATTACTGCGTGCAACAATCCGGCCAAAACGGTGGCCCTCTTTAGTGCGACGCAGACACGTGAGGTAAATGAATGGGTTGCTAGAAACATTCCCAGTCGCATTCGCTTTTCCGTCGGCCTCGCGAACGGGGCCGTTGAGCTGGTTGAACAGAAGCTTCTCTTCACCGGCAGTGAGTCGGGTAAATTGCTTGCGTTCCGTGAGCTGGTAGCACAAGGCCTGCATCCACCGGTACTGGTGTTCGTACAGAGCAAGGATCGGGCACAGCAGCTGTTTACCGAGCTAATCTACGATGGGCTTAACGTAGACGTTATACACTCCGACCGTACACAGCGCGAACGGGATAATGTTGTGCGCGCGTTCCGAGAGGGCAAAATTTGGATACTCATCTGCACCGAGCTGATGAGCCGCGGTATAGATTTTAAAGGTGTCAATTTAGTGGTTAATTACGACTTTCCTCCGTCCACCATTTCGTACGTGCATCGTATAGGGCGGACGGGTCGCGCAGGTCGGCCGGGGAAAGCCGTTACCTTTTTCACCAAAGACGATACGGTCAATTTGAAAAG CATTGCACATCTGATAAAATCTGCTGGAGGTGAAGTACCAGAGTACATGCTGCAACTACACGGCAGCTCGAAGAAAGCCCGGGAAAATGTAGCAAGAAAAGCGCCGAAACGGGCAGCCATTCGAACGCTGCCTACGTTCGAATTTCAACAGTTACAACGTAAAAAGCGATTTGTTAGTAAAAGCAAaggcaaaaccaaaacatcaacgattgataaaaatgttcaaagCAAGATGATTGTTAAACGGTCAGCTCCTCCTAAGCAACGTAGGAGCGATAAATAA
- the LOC126567798 gene encoding uncharacterized protein LOC126567798, with amino-acid sequence MEETHDVQYARLREEVNKELLKAITLLKLVRDTEFRNEAENQLAKLKHVMIEDKRLRISTLEEFKKIIGKGVQKTVSKLVLENPNQRINNGIYGSNTLYNLPDSDYSPSNDRFATNPEQRLALKYPRKKICKSNYDSNCYISGEMSDQPQHSLFKRRHELIAPPPQPTTYGEYKRMSQYQNYMRNQNMLQAATFTRLPLNEYKPSITSKRVANSDQISTSTERDSTSTAITDKLCNSNDMISEHTQTNSSNTVERVWSETTTKNNLQKSDNDGEASATSESVSEVSATATAKTVKYQNINKDSVTAATTSQKQSIHKSLEQDTATSNANIDNITANAESKSKPPKPKSKGNHRELHNLLSYTTEIFPKLIANRRKSVTVEEEINMQLLRKFGITKRVQIVLERADVRPLVSDHDAPGQIAQRTRSKSIDSRKCLESLDARPRQPEPVPKKINHRRESKAHDAKAFKPAVQNHKISHRRESKSLEMKQEPTAVPSFKVPKQTARKSLSNSQKIVAPAVPCSKKGEKIQKAIENVSNEKEMKSTKANIVSRKRERSPSSPTPPKRLCSTTKDSKIFHTADTLRKVGEESDEEETTRVLPSSDLICDPKPNNDPEVHCRSDYMEKCCLCSYNGELMVHHYVYNHPKKAVYVSRVAPDQAQLIKADPLGISGRKAISRYGDQEIIVFRCHFCDLRLSESQELWLDHISKHTGEYRYKCKLCPTFARLPVDRVPHHSICTSPSMQLWHTYAFQENHLYAYLCNVCNFVQVLSVNILRHIREDHPEAAPSEIGYTKFSLVNFSLQDDEADLPYGSVKLEPILDDTNIIPPEYIKEEVDLTPAEDCQTDPLQDVEQEQQIFVQPETVFIKQENPEECIDECEESIAENENDVLTTIQASVPQVADGLLSTRVRVKRLPGDTLSADIEANEPVKVLKVTLPVNRSSPLRINDNRVNRISEVTLSTRTEDNTLKDSVTRNANQVNHSPISQITHYQLQRSAVPSSKSVCSSNGQHQLAPVPSMVVLKPWCKNSDGYSATLPSSKLTLPFLIATFKCTTSGCGFYSDKKQIITIHLQNHQETARMHPIQRGTPWLECCYCSHVGTTIFCLLEHIETVHRYCAYQCDRCCYRSRDSSNVRVHQRNHHAVHDAEAKILYIPDRHKAFEPIDNDIIGNELRSNVMGLKCSICPSKKFYDLNMYRKHIISHNMSYMACHVCEDLMPPRDLINHIHSHEIHMFQCVYCAFGTGDMRIIKKHVADIHPERLLCLHVRTSKPNVPSFIRVQEKISPDRFINFTKS; translated from the exons ATGGAAGAAACTCACGATGTACAGTATGCTCGGTTGCGGGAGGAGGTAAATAAGGAGCTGCTGAAAGCAATTACTCTATTAAAGCTAGTGAGAGATACAGAGTTTCGTAATGAAGCAGAGAATCAGCTAGCGAAGCTTAAACATGTGATGATTGAAGATAAAAG ATTAAGAATTTCTACTTTGGAAGAGTTTAAAAAGATCATCGGAAAGGGAGTGCAAAAAACTGTATCCAAATTGGTGCTCGAAAATCCAAATCAAAGGATAAATAATGGAATTTACGGGTCAAATACACTATACAATTTGCCGGACTCGGACTATTCACCCTCCAATGATCGATTTGCTACCAATCCGGAGCAAAGACTAGCGTTAAAATATCCTAGGAAGAAAATTTGCAAGTCAAACTATGACAGTAATTGCTACATTTCTGGAGAAATGTCagatcagccacaacattCACTATTCAAGCGAAGACATGAGCTGATTGCCCCACCGCCACAGCCAACAACATATGGTGAATATAAAAGGATGTCACAATATCAAAATTATATGAGAAACCAAAACATGCTGCAAGCAGCAACATTTACCAGACTCCCTTTAAATGAATATAAGCCATCTATTACATCGAAACGGGTTGCCAACAGCGACCAAATTTCAACTTCCACTGAAAGAGATTCCACTTCTACAGCTATTACTGACAAATTGTGCAACAGTAACGATATGATAAGTGAGCATACTCAAACTAACAGCAGCAATACTGTTGAACGCGTCTGGTCCGAAACAACTACTAAAAATAACCTACAAAAAAGTGATAACGATGGTGAAGCGTCAGCCACTAGCGAAAGTGTCAGTGAAGTCTCAGCGACAGCCACAGCAAAAACTGTAAAGtatcaaaatataaataaagatTCAGTGACAGCTGCGACAACCAGCCAGAAACAAAGTATTCATAAAAGCTTAGAGCAAGATACTGCAACCAGTAATGCTAATATTGATAACATTACTGCAAATGCTGAGTCCAAGTCAAAGCCACCCAAACCCAAGAGTAAAGGGAATCATCGCGAACTGCATAATTTACTTTCATATACAACGGAAATTTTCCCAAAGTTGATtgctaatagaagaaaaagtgtCACTGTAGAGGAGGAAATCAATATGCAGCTTTTACGGAAATTTGGTATTACTAAAAGAGTGCAAATCGTATTAGAACGAGCCGATGTGCGCCCGCTTGTCTCGGACCATGATGCCCCTGGACAAATTGCACAACGAACACGAAGCAAATCAATCGATTCGAGGAAGTGTCTGGAAAGTTTAGATGCAAGACCTAGGCAACCCGAACCAGttccaaagaaaataaatcatcgcCGAGAATCAAAAGCGCATGATGCGAAGGCATTTAAACCAGCAGtacaaaatcataaaatttctCATCGCCGAGAATCTAAATCACTGGAAATGAAGCAGGAACCGACAGCAGTACCTAGTTTCAAAGTACCGAAACAAACTGCACGTAAATCGTTATCCAACTCACAGAAAATTGTAGCTCCTGCAGTACCCTGTAGCAAAAAAGGAGAGAAGATTCAAAAAGCGATTGAAAACGTTTCTaacgaaaaggaaatgaaatcaaCTAAAGCGAATATCGTGTcacgaaaaagggaaaggagTCCCTCGAGCCCCACACCACCGAAGAGATTGTGTTCTACAACAAAGGattcgaagatttttcatACAGCGGATACATTGCGCAAAGTAGGTGAAGAATCGGACGAAGAGGAAACGACTAGAGTACTGCCAAGCTCGGACTTGATTTGCGATCCAAAGCCAAACAATGATCCGGAGGTACATTGCCGCAGTGACTACATGGAGAAATGTTGTCTTTGTTCGTACAACGGCGAACTGATGGTTCATCACTATGTATATAATCATCCAAAGAAGGCTGTGTATGTTAGCCGTGTTGCTCCCGACCAAGCCCAGCTAATAAAAGCAGATCCGCTCGGCATTAGTGGCCGAAAGGCAATTTCACGGTATGGAGATCAGGAGATCATAGTGTTCCGATGCCATTTTTGTGACCTACGGTTGAGTGAATCGCAAGAGTTGTGGCTCGATCACATTTCAAAGCATACTGGCGAATACCGGTACAAATGTAAGCTGTGTCCCACTTTTGCACGGTTGCCTGTGGATAGAGTGCCGCATCATTCGATTTGTACCAGTCCTTCCATGCAGCTGTGGCATACGTACGCATTCCAGGAGAATCACTTGTACGCATACCTGTGCAATGTTTGCAACTTTGTGCAGGTTTTATCGGTTAATATATTGCGACATATCCGGGAAGACCATCCAGAGGCTGCTCCGAGTGAAATAGGTTACACCAAATTTAGCTTGGTGAACTTCAGCCTTCAAGATGACGAAGCTGATCTGCCCTATGGATCTGTAAAGTTAGAACCAATCTTGGATGATACGAATATTATCCCACCAGAATATATTAAGGAAGAAGTGGACCTCACGCCTGCAGAGGATTGCCAGACTGACCCGTTACAAGACGTCGAACAGGAGCAGCAGATTTTCGTACAGCCAGAAACggtttttataaaacaagaaaatccTGAAGAATGTATCGATGAATGCGAAGAAAGCATTgccgaaaatgaaaatgatgttCTGACAACTATTCAGGCTAGTGTACCTCAAGTCGCTGATGGTTTGCTTTCTACACGAGTTCGTGTGAAGCGACTTCCGGGTGATACACTGTCGGCAGACATAGAAGCCAATGAACCTGTTAAAGTTTTAAAGGTTACACTTCCAGTGAATCGTTCATCCCCTCTCCGAATAAACGACAATCGGGTGAATCGCATATCCGAAGTTACACTATCCACAAGGACAGAGGACAATACACTAAAAGATAGTGTTACGAGAAATGCAAATCAAGTGAATCACTCACCCATTTCCCAAATTACTCACTATCAACTTCAGCGAAGTGCAGTGCCGAGTTCAAAAAGTGTATGTTCCAGCAATGGGCAACATCAGCTCGCTCCGGTACCGTCTATGGTAGTTCTTAAGCCTTGGTGTAAAAACAGTGATGGTTATAGTGCGACGCTACCATCGAGCAAATTAACTCTACCCTTCTTGATCGCGACCTTCAAATGTACTACATCTGGCTGTGGATTTTACAGCGACAAAAAGCAAATCATAACTATACATTTGCAAAATCACCAAGAAACGGCTAGAATGCATCCGATACAACGCGGAACTCCATGGTTGGAATGCTGCTATTGTAGTCATGTTGGAACGACCATATTTTGTCTACTGGAACACATTGAAACCGTGCACAGGTACTGCGCTTATCAGTGTGATCGGTGTTGCTATCGCAGCCGGGATTCTAGCAATGTCAGGGTACACCAGAGAAATCATCACGCGGTACACGATGCCGAAGCCAAAATTTTATACATACCCGATCGACACAAGGCATTCGAGCCGATAGACAATGACATCATTGGGAACGAGCTACGATCCAACGTGATGGGCTTAAAATGTTCAA TTTGTCCTTCAAAGAAATTCTATGATTTGAACATGTATCGTAAGCACATAATATCCCATAATATGAGTTACATGGCTTGCCACGTTTGCGAAGATCTTATGCCTCCAAGAGACTTAATCAATCACATCCATTCGCACGAGATCCACATGTTTCAATGCGTCTATTGTGCTTTTGGTACTGGTGATATGCGAATCATCAAGAAGCATGTGGCGGACATACATCCTGAAAGATTATTATGCCTTCATGTGAGAACTTCAAAG CCCAATGTTCCATCATTCATCCGAGTGCAAGAGAAGATAAGTCCAGAtcgttttataaattttacgaAAAGCTAA
- the LOC126568464 gene encoding MRG/MORF4L-binding protein: MTTVLRDKQEMEHSEWTPEEESHLFLAMEGVKPVGVNKHFYMACIVERLSKSLQRDIGSDAVWSHLGTLYNLKALDELEPLPFLNEECDFCLPEAEFSAAFAKRRLEDSERGTASTVPGEHDSKKVETKAEAAIAKTCPSRTPVPSARQEGKDGDKEDKDTKDRGGEVGSSKIKLKNYDNSGGHDSGPKRSQKRTRGSMSTEASLSNASSPANTPPNGPNTKRRRI, encoded by the exons ATGACAACGGTGTTACGCGACAAACAAGAAATGGAACATTCCGAGTGGACACCGGAAGAGGAATCGCATCTGTTTCTTGCCATGGAAGGTGTCAAACCGGTCGgagtaaacaaacatttctaCATGGCTTGTATCGTGGAACGGCTGTCGAAATCGCTGCAGCGTGATATCGGTAGTGATGCCGTCTGGTCTCACCTTGGTACGCTTTATAATCTGAAAGCTTTGGACGAGCTGGAACCTTTACCGTTTCTGAACGAAGAGTGTGATTTCTGTCTACCGGAAGCGGAATTCAGTGCTGCTTTCGCGAAACGACGACTGGAAGATTCCGAGCGCGGTACCGCCTCTACCGTACCAGGCGAACACGATTCCAAGAAGGTAGAAACAAAGGCGGAGGCGGCAATTGCGAAAACGTGCC CTTCCAGAACGCCTGTACCATCAGCTCGGCAAGAAGGCAAAGATGGAGATAAGGAAGATAAAGACACGAAGGACCGTGGTGGTGAAGTTGGGTCGAGTAAAATTAAACTTAAGAATTATGATAACTCCGGAGGGCACGATAGTGGACCGAAACGATCGCAAAAACGGACCCGTGGATCAATGTCCACCGAGGCGAGTCTTTCGAATGCTTCGAGCCCAGCCAATACACCGCCAAATGGTCCCAATACGAAACGTCGACGAATTTAG